TCATCGTGCTGGATAGTGTGCCCGACGTGGAAACGTCGGCGCAAGTCGCGGAGCGTCTGCTGCCGGCGCTCGAAGCTGTGTATCACCTGGGTGAGCATACGGTTCGCACCAGCGCCAGCATCGGCATCGTGCACAGCAGCGCCGGATATGATTCGGCCGATGACATGCTGCGTGACGCCGACATTGCCATGTACGAGGCCAAGGCACGCGGTCGCAATTGCTATGCGGTCTTCACGCCGTTCATGCGCGAAGCGGTGCGCAATCGTCTGCGCCTCGAGAACGCACTGCGCGAGGCCATCGGCACCGAGCAGATCTACCTGGCGTATCAGCCCATCATGAGCCTCGACTCGCGGCGCGTGGAGAGCGTGGAAGTGCTCGCGCGTTGGCGTCATCCGGAACTCGGGCTGATTTCACCGGTGGAGTTCATTCCCATCGCCGAGGAGACGCGGCTCATCGTGCCGCTCGCTGACGATATTCTGCGGCGCGCCTGCCAACAGTATCTCGCGTGGCATGAGCGCAGCCCCGAGGCTGCGCCGCGCTATCTGAGTGTCAATCTGTCGCGGGTCCAACTGGCCGATCCGACCATGGCAGACCGGGTCATTGCCATCCTCGACGAACTGGACATGCCGCGCGGCGCCATCCAGCTTGAAGTGACCGAATCACAGCTCATGCAGCACCGGGTCGTGGCGGCAGAACTGCTCACCCGACTCAAGCAGCATGGCATCCGGCTGGCCATGGACGACTTTGGCACCGGGTACTCGTCGCTGTCCTGTCTGCAGGAGTTCCCCTTCGACGTGCTCAAGGTGGACCGGGCGCTGACGGAGAACGTCAGCCGCGGTCGGGGGTATTCGGCGCTGCTGCACGCAGTCATGACATTGGCGGACAACCTGGGACTCGACGTGGTGGCCGAGGGAATCGAAACGATGGAACAGCTGGTGTTGCTGCAGGCGCTCGAGTGTCCGTATGGGCAGGGCTACCTGCTGGCGCGGCCCATGGAAGCCGATGCACTGGAGGCCTGGTGTCTCGCGAGTTCGCCCATGGCCGCCGAGGTCCCTTGATGGATCGGGTCATTCGGCTCACCCTCGAGCGGGTGGCCAGCGTGGCGACACTCCCCGATGTGGCCATGCGTGTCATGCGCATCGCCGATGATCCATCGGCTACAGAGGATGACCTGCAGGAGGTGCTGGAAAGCGATCCGGCGCTTGCGGCGCGTGTGCTGCGTGTGGTCAACTCCGCGTTCTATCGGCGGCAACGTGAGGTGAGTTCGCCGCGTGGCGCCATCAAGCTGCTTGGCGTGTCGGCCATTCGGAATATTGCGCTTGCCGCGAGTTTACATCGGCTCTATCGCGGTCGCCGCGCCATCGCCGGCTTCGATCCGGCGGAGCTCTGGGCCCACTGCGTGGCTGTCGGGACGGCTGCCCGTGAATTGGCGCGTCGTGTGCCGGCGGTGGTGCCGGAGGAAGCCATGGTGGCCGGCCTGCTGCACGACATTGGCCTCATTCTGGCGCTGCAGGCCTGGACGCCGGAATTCACGCAGGTGGTCGCGCAGGCCACGCTCATCAACTCGGCGTCCTTCGCGCAGCTCGAGCGCACGCATGTGGGGGCCACCCATGAAGAGCTGGGCGGCGCGCTCTGCGATCAGTGGCACTTCCCGGTGGCGCTGGTGAACGCTTGCCGCTTCCATCACGACTTCCGTGCACTGCCGGCTGAGGCGCAGGCCATGCCGGCCCTGGTGCACCTGGCCGATCGTATGGCGGCCCGAATGGGCGCTGGCTTCTGCCGCAGTGTGGATGGC
This window of the Gemmatimonas sp. UBA7669 genome carries:
- a CDS encoding putative bifunctional diguanylate cyclase/phosphodiesterase, producing MSAERRRPVSWQASHAPAHVLLIDDDAAIHSLVTAMLKSIDVQVSSAYDAAEGIERALEIAPDLILLDHELPDATGVDMLARMRALPALAATPVIVVTASERREVLTACFAGGASDYLRKPFFGAELRARVQSVIDRQRMVAELGRAAHVDSLTGLPNRALLNLRLQAAIDRSSERTDYGFAVMFIDFDRFKIINDSLGHEVGDLLLREIAHRLRENLRANDTIAREAAGPTVARLGGDEFVIVLDSVPDVETSAQVAERLLPALEAVYHLGEHTVRTSASIGIVHSSAGYDSADDMLRDADIAMYEAKARGRNCYAVFTPFMREAVRNRLRLENALREAIGTEQIYLAYQPIMSLDSRRVESVEVLARWRHPELGLISPVEFIPIAEETRLIVPLADDILRRACQQYLAWHERSPEAAPRYLSVNLSRVQLADPTMADRVIAILDELDMPRGAIQLEVTESQLMQHRVVAAELLTRLKQHGIRLAMDDFGTGYSSLSCLQEFPFDVLKVDRALTENVSRGRGYSALLHAVMTLADNLGLDVVAEGIETMEQLVLLQALECPYGQGYLLARPMEADALEAWCLASSPMAAEVP
- a CDS encoding HDOD domain-containing protein produces the protein MDRVIRLTLERVASVATLPDVAMRVMRIADDPSATEDDLQEVLESDPALAARVLRVVNSAFYRRQREVSSPRGAIKLLGVSAIRNIALAASLHRLYRGRRAIAGFDPAELWAHCVAVGTAARELARRVPAVVPEEAMVAGLLHDIGLILALQAWTPEFTQVVAQATLINSASFAQLERTHVGATHEELGGALCDQWHFPVALVNACRFHHDFRALPAEAQAMPALVHLADRMAARMGAGFCRSVDGDGLEYEACAVLGLTDEDLKAVEAELPVLLPQTEALLAA